From the genome of Streptomyces sp. NBC_01116, one region includes:
- a CDS encoding N-acetyltransferase family protein — protein sequence MDIRRATTVTELLSAAHLYDAPPREDRAARFLAADGHVLLIAYVDGVPAGFVTGIEMLHPDKGTEMCLYELAVDDPFRRRGIGRALTPPLVDLARERGCYDLWVGVEDGNEAALATYRSAGAGDDGGFTMLTWEFGEGAAQ from the coding sequence GTGGACATTCGCCGCGCTACGACCGTCACGGAACTCCTGTCCGCCGCCCACCTCTACGACGCACCGCCCCGTGAGGACCGGGCCGCCCGCTTCCTCGCGGCGGACGGTCATGTGCTGCTGATCGCGTACGTGGACGGCGTCCCGGCCGGCTTCGTCACGGGCATCGAGATGCTGCACCCGGACAAGGGCACGGAGATGTGCCTGTACGAACTCGCCGTCGACGACCCGTTCCGCCGCCGGGGCATCGGCAGGGCCCTGACGCCGCCGCTCGTGGACCTCGCCCGGGAGCGGGGGTGCTACGACCTGTGGGTCGGCGTGGAGGACGGCAACGAGGCGGCGCTCGCGACGTACCGGTCGGCGGGGGCGGGGGACGACGGCGGGTTCACGATGCTGACGTGGGAGTTCGGGGAGGGTGCCGCGCAGTAG